Proteins encoded together in one Desulforegula conservatrix Mb1Pa window:
- a CDS encoding major capsid protein — MDLNLRGFFTRDALIRYLKALPALKTPVIDTVFTNRPNHPLPFVGEDMLKSVVRAMPVVRRGAPSIPVTKDTSVTAMYEPLPIRPNVTVTGVELNNLKLLGQSSKETWAQNKTDHLRRIVRATTEAIAAGSLSGRIVWPVQLDGGGWESWEINYGTPAEITPAKLWDASNAGIKDVFETLDAMKEAIEDNGYGDIVFWAGKKAYSTLLILAEAFKSTANMNVRVTDQGIDIA; from the coding sequence ATGGATTTGAATTTAAGAGGTTTTTTCACAAGAGACGCTCTGATCAGATATTTAAAGGCGCTTCCGGCGCTCAAGACGCCGGTCATTGATACGGTATTCACAAACAGACCAAACCATCCCCTGCCATTTGTGGGCGAGGACATGCTCAAGTCGGTTGTCAGGGCAATGCCAGTTGTTAGACGCGGAGCGCCAAGCATTCCTGTCACAAAAGACACCAGCGTCACAGCAATGTACGAACCTCTGCCGATAAGGCCTAACGTCACAGTTACAGGCGTAGAGCTGAACAACCTCAAGCTTCTGGGCCAGAGCAGCAAGGAAACATGGGCCCAGAACAAGACAGATCACCTCAGAAGGATTGTCAGGGCTACGACAGAGGCAATCGCAGCCGGATCACTTTCAGGCAGAATTGTATGGCCTGTGCAGCTTGACGGAGGCGGATGGGAAAGCTGGGAAATCAATTACGGCACTCCGGCGGAAATAACACCTGCAAAACTCTGGGATGCCTCGAACGCAGGAATCAAGGATGTGTTCGAGACTCTGGACGCAATGAAAGAGGCCATAGAAGACAATGGATACGGAGACATAGTTTTCTGGGCAGGCAAAAAAGCATACAGCACGCTGCTGATACTGGCCGAGGCTTTCAAGTCCACAGCCAATATGAATGTCAGGGTGACAGACCAGGGTATTGATATAGC
- a CDS encoding phage virion morphogenesis protein — protein AIGNMLVSSTIERFEKGEDPEGNKWSISQRAKDEGGQTLVDTGVLKSHISFEASPEMVVVGTNEEYGAIHQYGGQAGRGKKTRIPERPYLGFNEEDAEETVAIMHRFLSRALGGGR, from the coding sequence GCCATTGGCAACATGCTGGTTTCATCGACCATAGAAAGATTCGAAAAGGGAGAAGATCCGGAAGGCAACAAGTGGTCGATATCCCAAAGGGCAAAAGATGAAGGCGGCCAGACCCTGGTTGATACTGGGGTTCTTAAAAGCCATATCTCGTTCGAGGCTTCTCCTGAAATGGTCGTTGTCGGCACAAATGAAGAGTATGGCGCGATTCACCAGTACGGAGGCCAGGCTGGCAGAGGCAAAAAAACAAGAATCCCTGAAAGGCCTTATCTGGGTTTCAATGAAGAGGACGCAGAAGAAACCGTGGCAATTATGCACAGGTTCTTGTCCAGGGCTTTAGGGGGAGGACGATGA
- a CDS encoding DUF2586 family protein, with product MGDVLEFLNDGISGISPGDVSGSLMVAGVCSTGTPGKAYLLGRSSDLNALLGVGPLVDRLRDIFATSGQDAVVIAVPVAGLPGGYISSVRHTGTGPDGTATGSPSLNADVIVEIVVGGILGTATYKLSTDAGSTFGTTTPTAANGQITVPATGATLTLSAGTHIAGDRYMFAVRTPIGPVTKTGTGPDITASGTPKAGADILLTIVAGGALNTATYTLSLDGGDSTSQVQTVPLSGVIACGDIGVTITATGTQVAGTIYAFSVLEPVPSISGIMDAIDQSLARFDVESVYIVGPS from the coding sequence ATGGGCGACGTACTCGAATTCTTAAACGATGGCATAAGCGGCATTTCTCCCGGTGACGTGTCAGGATCCTTGATGGTTGCGGGAGTTTGCAGCACAGGAACTCCTGGCAAGGCTTATCTGCTGGGCAGATCTTCGGATCTTAACGCGCTTTTGGGTGTGGGGCCTCTTGTGGACAGGCTGAGGGACATCTTCGCAACGTCAGGCCAGGACGCGGTTGTTATTGCCGTGCCTGTTGCCGGGCTGCCTGGCGGTTATATATCTTCTGTTCGGCATACAGGCACTGGGCCTGATGGCACTGCCACAGGCTCTCCGTCCCTAAATGCGGACGTGATTGTTGAAATTGTGGTGGGCGGGATTCTTGGTACTGCCACCTATAAACTTTCAACAGATGCCGGATCAACATTCGGAACCACAACTCCTACAGCGGCGAATGGCCAGATTACAGTACCCGCTACAGGCGCTACCCTGACCCTTTCCGCAGGAACCCATATTGCTGGCGACAGGTATATGTTCGCCGTCCGCACTCCGATAGGGCCTGTTACAAAGACCGGCACCGGGCCGGATATTACCGCGTCAGGAACGCCAAAAGCAGGAGCTGACATCCTTCTGACAATAGTCGCGGGAGGCGCTCTGAACACGGCCACATATACACTCAGCCTTGACGGCGGTGATTCGACATCCCAGGTGCAGACTGTTCCTCTTTCCGGAGTGATCGCATGCGGAGATATCGGCGTCACCATAACAGCAACCGGAACCCAGGTGGCCGGAACAATCTATGCATTTTCGGTTCTTGAGCCGGTTCCATCCATAAGTGGAATCATGGACGCGATAGATCAGTCCCTGGCCAGATTTGATGTTGAATCCGTTTATATTGTCGGGCCTTC